From the genome of Novosphingobium sp. TH158, one region includes:
- the rarD gene encoding EamA family transporter RarD: MTGAQHRQGGLPLALGAYLIWGLLPLYLRLVHHVPPFEFVGWRVVFTLPFCMIAVTLARQWPAIRQALGNRRTVLTLLASSLLIGGNWLIYIAAIQSGHVFATSLGYYINPLINVLLGTVFLGERLNRRQWLAVALAGAGVALLAFGAVEMLWISLSLALSFGGYGLVRKVAPVESLPGLTIESAVLLLPALAIIGYYGQGPQGTAIGEGMVPDLLVALSGVLTAVPLLLFAAAARRMDYSTLGFVQFLSPSIVFLLGLFVFHEPLRTVQLGSFLLIWAAIGLFVADLLARRRTSRQIAS, from the coding sequence ATGACGGGCGCACAACACCGGCAGGGTGGCCTGCCGCTGGCACTGGGCGCCTACCTGATATGGGGCCTGTTGCCGCTGTACCTGCGGCTGGTGCACCATGTGCCGCCGTTCGAATTCGTCGGCTGGCGAGTGGTATTCACCCTGCCGTTCTGCATGATCGCGGTAACCCTCGCGCGCCAGTGGCCGGCGATCCGGCAGGCACTGGGCAACCGGCGGACCGTTCTGACCTTGCTGGCCAGTTCGCTGCTGATCGGCGGCAACTGGCTGATCTATATCGCGGCGATCCAGTCTGGCCATGTCTTCGCGACGAGCCTCGGCTATTACATCAACCCGCTGATCAACGTGCTGCTGGGCACGGTATTCCTGGGCGAGCGGCTGAACCGCCGCCAGTGGCTCGCTGTCGCCCTTGCCGGGGCCGGGGTCGCGCTTCTGGCCTTCGGTGCAGTCGAAATGCTGTGGATCAGCCTGTCGCTGGCGCTCAGCTTTGGGGGCTACGGGCTGGTCCGCAAGGTCGCCCCTGTCGAATCGCTCCCCGGCCTGACGATCGAGAGCGCCGTGCTGCTGCTGCCCGCCCTGGCCATCATCGGCTACTATGGCCAGGGGCCGCAGGGAACGGCGATAGGTGAAGGCATGGTGCCCGACCTGCTGGTTGCACTTTCCGGCGTGCTGACAGCCGTTCCCCTGCTGCTGTTCGCAGCGGCGGCGCGGCGGATGGACTATTCCACGCTGGGCTTCGTCCAGTTCCTTTCGCCCAGCATCGTCTTCCTGCTTGGCCTGTTCGTGTTCCACGAACCGCTGCGTACCGTGCAGCTTGGCAGCTTCCTGCTGATCTGGGCGGCCATCGGCCTGTTCGTGGCCGATCTGCTGGCGCGGCGCAGGACTAGCCGGCAAATCGCCAGCTGA
- a CDS encoding glycine zipper 2TM domain-containing protein, translated as MTMNLKNAALALVAPGLLATAIPAQAHEGEYGRPGWSQQSDGWNHDRRRGWNNDGRYGNYGYGNDGYYGRGYGEPVYRNTRVWRGDDGRYYCRRNNGTTGLLIGGVVGGVLGNEIAGRRGDRTLGAILGAGAGALLGREIDRSGSRCR; from the coding sequence ATGACCATGAACCTCAAGAACGCCGCCCTGGCGCTGGTTGCCCCGGGGCTCCTCGCCACCGCTATTCCGGCCCAGGCCCACGAAGGCGAATATGGCCGTCCTGGCTGGTCGCAGCAGAGCGACGGCTGGAACCACGACCGCCGCCGCGGCTGGAACAACGACGGACGCTACGGCAACTACGGCTATGGCAACGACGGCTACTATGGCCGCGGCTATGGCGAGCCGGTCTATCGCAACACCCGCGTCTGGCGCGGCGATGACGGCCGCTATTACTGCCGCCGCAACAACGGCACCACCGGCCTGCTGATCGGCGGCGTGGTGGGCGGCGTACTCGGCAACGAAATTGCCGGTCGCCGCGGAGACCGCACGCTGGGTGCCATCCTTGGTGCCGGTGCCGGTGCCTTGCTTGGCCGCGAGATCGACCGTTCGGGCAGCCGCTGCCGCTAA
- the astD gene encoding succinylglutamate-semialdehyde dehydrogenase, translated as MSKEIISYEPATGEELWRGKRSDVDATVARARRAWPAWAAQPLATRMELMRRFANEVRKESDKFAELISRETGKPLWEARSEVETVVGKVEISIRAYAERTSQRKLDNALQGTMAVRHKPHGVMAVLGPFNFPAHLPNGHIVPALIAGNVVVFKPSEKTPAVGEFLCQCFHRAGISAAVVQLLVGGPEEGQELVAHEGIDGVLFTGSAHAGIAINRKLATRPDKIVALEMGGNNPIVVWDTPKISDAAVLVVQSAFTSAGQRCSAGRRMIVKGSLYDAMIDEVKRLADRIIVGGPFENPAPFMGPVIDNAAADGLTESFVYLLSNGGKPIKHMVRIDPNLPFLSPAIIDTTAMKERPDVELFGPMLQVIRVDDFDEAIAEANNTRFGLSASLIGGSPQEYNRFWANVRAGIINWNRPTNGASSAAPFGGVGLSGNHRPAAFYAADYCAYPVTSTEMEQPRATIGVGLRDA; from the coding sequence ATGAGCAAGGAAATCATCTCCTACGAACCGGCAACCGGCGAAGAGCTGTGGCGGGGCAAACGCAGCGATGTCGACGCGACCGTCGCGCGTGCGCGCCGCGCATGGCCGGCCTGGGCAGCCCAGCCGCTTGCCACCCGCATGGAACTGATGCGCCGCTTCGCCAACGAGGTGCGCAAGGAAAGCGACAAGTTCGCCGAGCTGATCTCGCGCGAGACCGGCAAGCCGCTGTGGGAGGCCCGGTCAGAGGTCGAAACGGTTGTCGGCAAGGTGGAAATCTCGATCCGCGCCTATGCCGAGCGCACTTCGCAGCGCAAGCTGGACAACGCGTTGCAGGGCACCATGGCCGTGCGCCACAAGCCGCATGGAGTGATGGCCGTGCTTGGGCCGTTCAACTTCCCGGCTCACCTGCCCAATGGCCACATCGTGCCGGCCCTGATCGCGGGCAACGTGGTGGTGTTCAAGCCCAGCGAAAAGACCCCCGCGGTCGGTGAATTCCTTTGCCAGTGCTTCCACCGCGCCGGGATCTCCGCCGCGGTCGTCCAGCTGCTCGTCGGCGGACCGGAAGAAGGGCAGGAACTCGTCGCGCATGAAGGCATCGATGGCGTGCTGTTCACCGGCTCCGCCCATGCCGGCATCGCGATCAACCGCAAGCTCGCCACCCGTCCCGACAAGATCGTCGCGCTGGAAATGGGCGGCAACAACCCGATCGTCGTCTGGGATACCCCCAAGATTTCCGATGCCGCGGTCCTGGTTGTGCAAAGCGCCTTCACCTCTGCCGGCCAGCGGTGCAGCGCCGGGCGGAGGATGATCGTCAAGGGCTCGCTCTATGATGCCATGATCGACGAGGTGAAGCGCCTGGCTGATCGCATCATCGTTGGCGGACCGTTCGAAAACCCCGCCCCGTTCATGGGGCCGGTGATCGACAATGCCGCGGCTGACGGGCTGACCGAAAGCTTCGTCTACCTGCTGTCCAACGGCGGCAAGCCGATCAAGCACATGGTGCGGATCGATCCCAACCTGCCTTTCCTCTCGCCGGCAATCATCGACACCACGGCGATGAAGGAACGCCCCGATGTCGAACTGTTCGGCCCGATGCTGCAGGTGATCCGCGTCGACGATTTCGACGAGGCGATTGCCGAGGCGAACAACACACGCTTCGGCCTTTCCGCATCGCTGATCGGCGGCAGCCCGCAGGAATACAACCGCTTCTGGGCCAACGTTCGCGCCGGTATCATCAACTGGAACCGGCCGACCAATGGTGCCAGCTCGGCCGCGCCGTTCGGCGGTGTGGGCCTTTCGGGCAACCATCGCCCGGCAGCGTTCTATGCGGCGGACTATTGCGCCTATCCGGTCACCAGCACCGAGATGGAACAGCCGCGCGCGACCATCGGCGTGGGCCTGCGCGACGCCTGA
- a CDS encoding isoprenylcysteine carboxylmethyltransferase family protein, producing the protein MTTHAPSADPRPTSDVSAATGLTGLAGLALWVCLCHFWPEIVDLLGLDSPRERLTGPNAALMGLVFCALPMVAWSVLVEKVHLRPSTGINWQVKRPLSAVVDISITKLAGLWATWAIIGFLYCLFRWYWDGPYQVAMTVLGWAAVPMFLLSVPYVLWLDRVLVEPRDPCWHFGAWLIGREAHDPAMLPIHLRAWAVKGFFTAFMISIVPGGFADLVGRDWSGMWLDPVAVTNLLVLMMFVVDEQIGTVGYILTVKPLDAQIRSANPYLAGWVAALMCYPPFQMMNMGGPLFYEANTAGWAWWMEGQAVLLWAWAALLVVLTGIYAWATVAFGIRFSNLTYRGVLTNGPYRWTRHPAYLSKNAFWWCATLPFLVTNGSLTDAVRNAVCLAGVSAIYFWRARTEEKHLLAEDAKYREYHAWMERNPTVTRFIKRLLAGLRPQRGAVAQPAE; encoded by the coding sequence GTGACGACGCATGCGCCTTCCGCCGATCCGCGGCCCACGAGTGACGTTTCGGCGGCCACCGGGCTGACCGGGCTTGCCGGTCTCGCCCTGTGGGTGTGCCTGTGCCATTTCTGGCCGGAAATCGTTGACCTGCTGGGCCTGGACAGCCCGCGCGAGCGGCTGACCGGGCCGAATGCCGCGCTGATGGGGCTGGTGTTTTGCGCCCTGCCGATGGTCGCATGGTCGGTGCTGGTCGAAAAGGTCCACCTGCGCCCGTCCACCGGGATCAACTGGCAGGTGAAGCGGCCGCTTTCCGCCGTTGTCGATATCTCGATCACCAAGCTTGCCGGCCTGTGGGCCACCTGGGCGATCATCGGGTTCCTCTATTGCCTGTTCCGCTGGTACTGGGATGGCCCGTACCAGGTGGCCATGACCGTGCTCGGCTGGGCCGCGGTACCGATGTTCCTGCTGTCGGTCCCTTATGTCCTCTGGCTTGACCGCGTGCTGGTGGAACCGCGCGACCCCTGCTGGCACTTCGGCGCCTGGCTGATCGGGCGCGAGGCACATGATCCGGCCATGCTGCCGATCCATCTGCGCGCCTGGGCGGTGAAGGGCTTTTTCACGGCCTTCATGATCTCGATCGTGCCGGGCGGTTTCGCCGACCTTGTCGGCCGCGACTGGAGCGGCATGTGGCTGGACCCGGTGGCCGTGACGAACCTGCTGGTGCTGATGATGTTCGTCGTCGACGAACAGATCGGCACGGTGGGCTATATCCTCACGGTCAAGCCGCTCGACGCGCAGATCCGCTCGGCCAATCCCTACCTCGCGGGCTGGGTGGCGGCGCTGATGTGCTATCCGCCGTTCCAGATGATGAACATGGGCGGCCCGCTGTTCTACGAAGCCAATACCGCCGGATGGGCATGGTGGATGGAAGGGCAGGCCGTGCTGCTCTGGGCCTGGGCCGCGCTGCTGGTGGTGCTGACCGGGATATACGCATGGGCAACGGTTGCCTTCGGCATCCGCTTTTCCAACCTCACCTATCGCGGCGTGCTGACCAACGGTCCCTACCGCTGGACCCGCCATCCGGCCTACCTCTCCAAGAACGCCTTCTGGTGGTGCGCCACCCTGCCGTTCCTCGTCACCAATGGCTCGCTGACCGACGCCGTGCGCAACGCCGTGTGCCTCGCCGGGGTCAGCGCGATTTACTTCTGGCGCGCCAGGACAGAGGAAAAGCACCTGCTGGCGGAAGATGCCAAGTACCGCGAATATCACGCATGGATGGAACGCAACCCCACGGTTACGCGGTTCATCAAGCGACTGCTCGCAGGCCTGCGCCCGCAGCGCGGCGCGGTAGCCCAGCCGGCGGAATAG
- a CDS encoding alpha/beta fold hydrolase translates to MSQFEDRYWTSQDGLRLHYRDYPGRDDRPPVFCLHGLTRNARDFDGLAPRLSAAGWRVICPDMRGRGDSGYAKESDSYSPVQYVRDVVLLLEELKIDRFVSIGTSMGGLMTLLMGFTMADRVAACVMNDVGPELEMKGIEKIKDYLGQGRTFPTWMHAARALEEVHGASFPDWTIEQWLVMAKRTMTLSSNGRIVFDYDMKIAEPFIGMDFTSQPDLWPGFDALAQRPVLVLRGEISDLFSEATFRKMGERGPDVELVTVPRVGHAPTLDEPEAVAAIERLLAKLA, encoded by the coding sequence GTGAGCCAGTTCGAAGACCGCTATTGGACGAGCCAGGACGGGCTCAGGCTGCATTATCGCGACTATCCGGGCAGGGACGATCGCCCGCCGGTGTTCTGCCTGCACGGGCTGACGCGCAATGCGCGTGACTTCGACGGGCTGGCCCCGCGGCTCTCCGCCGCCGGCTGGCGCGTGATCTGCCCCGACATGCGCGGGCGGGGCGACAGCGGCTATGCGAAGGAATCGGACAGCTATTCCCCCGTCCAGTACGTCCGCGATGTCGTGCTGCTGCTGGAAGAGCTGAAGATCGACCGCTTCGTTTCCATCGGCACGTCGATGGGCGGGCTGATGACCTTGCTGATGGGCTTTACCATGGCCGATCGCGTGGCGGCCTGCGTGATGAACGATGTCGGCCCCGAACTGGAAATGAAGGGCATCGAGAAGATCAAGGACTACCTTGGCCAGGGGCGGACCTTTCCCACCTGGATGCACGCGGCCCGCGCGCTGGAAGAGGTGCACGGCGCATCCTTCCCTGACTGGACCATCGAGCAATGGCTGGTCATGGCCAAGCGCACGATGACGCTGTCGAGCAACGGGCGCATCGTCTTCGATTACGACATGAAGATCGCCGAACCCTTCATCGGCATGGACTTCACCAGCCAGCCTGATCTCTGGCCCGGCTTCGATGCCCTCGCGCAGCGGCCCGTGCTGGTGCTGCGCGGCGAGATATCCGACCTGTTTTCCGAAGCCACGTTCCGCAAGATGGGCGAGCGTGGGCCGGATGTGGAGCTGGTTACCGTCCCGCGCGTCGGCCATGCCCCGACGCTTGACGAACCGGAAGCGGTCGCTGCGATCGAACGCCTGCTGGCCAAGCTTGCCTGA
- a CDS encoding PQQ-like beta-propeller repeat protein, with product MTTKTPFRRAAAVAALAMAVTLSGCGVFGKKGPTTPTVGNRVPILSRVESGAKVDPNLASVSVVLPPAEADPEWPQAGNTPSKSYGHLALAEAPVRGWSGAIAGNNKRQRLAAAPVVGGGTLFAMDTEGTVHAFDAASGAKRWAKSFKISGDGASSVFGGGASFDDDKVYVTTGVGEVAALDAKDGNQLWKVKPAGPLRGSPTVAFDMVFVMTQSNQLIALDAKDGALLWNESGSNGLSGIFGVAAPTIGQGSVIAGYSTGELVTYRYENGRTLWSDALARTSLATTVGVLTDIDADPIIDRGRVFALGQGGRMAAYELLTGQRVWELNLAGISTPAIAGDWIFTLTDEAKLLCIARNTGKVKWVTQLTRFKNEEKKKNPVFWTGPVLANNRLWIANTEGELLSASVTDGTVAPFTKLGSSISLPPIVAGKKLYILDDSGRITSFR from the coding sequence ATGACCACCAAGACCCCGTTCCGCCGTGCGGCTGCCGTCGCTGCGCTTGCCATGGCGGTAACGCTTTCGGGCTGCGGCGTATTCGGCAAGAAGGGGCCGACCACGCCCACCGTCGGCAACCGCGTGCCGATCCTCAGCCGGGTCGAATCGGGTGCCAAGGTTGACCCCAACCTCGCCTCCGTCTCGGTTGTTCTCCCCCCGGCAGAGGCCGATCCGGAATGGCCGCAGGCGGGCAACACGCCCAGCAAGTCCTATGGCCACCTTGCGCTTGCCGAAGCGCCGGTGCGCGGGTGGAGCGGGGCGATTGCCGGCAACAACAAGCGCCAGCGCCTTGCCGCCGCACCGGTGGTGGGCGGCGGAACGCTTTTCGCCATGGACACCGAAGGCACGGTTCACGCTTTCGATGCGGCCAGCGGGGCAAAGCGCTGGGCCAAATCGTTCAAGATCAGCGGCGATGGCGCCAGCTCGGTCTTCGGCGGCGGCGCCAGCTTCGATGACGACAAGGTCTATGTGACGACCGGCGTGGGCGAAGTAGCCGCGCTCGACGCCAAGGATGGCAACCAGCTGTGGAAGGTGAAGCCCGCCGGCCCGCTGCGCGGATCGCCGACGGTCGCCTTCGACATGGTCTTCGTCATGACGCAGTCGAACCAGCTGATCGCGCTCGATGCCAAGGACGGCGCGCTGCTGTGGAACGAGAGCGGATCGAACGGCCTTTCCGGCATCTTCGGCGTTGCCGCGCCGACCATCGGGCAGGGCTCGGTGATCGCCGGCTATTCGACCGGCGAACTGGTTACCTACCGCTATGAAAACGGCCGCACGCTGTGGTCCGACGCCCTGGCACGCACCTCGCTGGCGACGACGGTGGGCGTGCTCACCGATATCGACGCCGATCCGATCATCGATCGCGGCCGGGTCTTCGCGCTGGGTCAGGGCGGGCGCATGGCGGCCTATGAACTGCTCACCGGGCAGCGCGTCTGGGAGCTTAACCTCGCAGGCATTTCCACCCCGGCCATCGCCGGCGACTGGATCTTCACGCTGACCGACGAAGCGAAGCTGCTGTGCATTGCGCGCAACACCGGCAAGGTGAAGTGGGTGACGCAGCTGACGCGCTTCAAGAACGAAGAGAAGAAGAAGAACCCGGTGTTCTGGACCGGCCCGGTGCTGGCCAACAACCGCCTGTGGATCGCCAATACCGAGGGCGAACTGCTTTCGGCCAGCGTCACCGACGGTACGGTTGCGCCCTTCACCAAGCTGGGCAGCTCGATCAGCCTGCCGCCGATCGTGGCGGGCAAGAAGCTGTACATCCTGGACGACAGCGGGCGCATCACTTCCTTCCGTTAA
- the pyrC gene encoding dihydroorotase, giving the protein MTQQLTIRRPDDWHVHLRDGAVLQGVLPHTARQFARAIVMPNLSPPMTDCAGVAAYRQRIEAALPAGMDFTPLMTLYLTDATDPDEVARGFAEGVFVAAKLYPAHATTGSAHGVTDVANIRAVLERMAAIGMPLLVHGEVTDAHVDIFDREAVFIERTLAPLVRELPELKVVFEHVTTEEAVRFVEGSGPNVAATITPQHLHINRNAMLVGGIRPHMFCLPVAKREKHRLALRAAATSGSAKFFLGTDSAPHAVGAKESACGCAGIFNAPFALESYVAVFEEEGALDRFEAFASLNGPAFYGLPVNEAKVTLEKVAVAVPDQIDANGTQIVPFHAGESLSWRFAG; this is encoded by the coding sequence ATGACGCAGCAACTCACCATCCGCCGCCCCGATGACTGGCACGTCCACCTGCGCGATGGCGCCGTCCTGCAGGGCGTGCTGCCGCATACCGCGCGGCAGTTTGCCCGGGCGATCGTCATGCCCAACCTGTCCCCGCCGATGACCGATTGCGCCGGGGTTGCCGCCTATCGCCAGCGCATCGAAGCGGCGCTGCCTGCGGGCATGGACTTCACGCCGCTGATGACCCTTTACCTCACGGACGCGACCGACCCGGACGAGGTGGCGCGCGGCTTCGCCGAGGGCGTTTTCGTGGCGGCAAAGCTCTATCCCGCCCACGCCACCACCGGATCGGCCCATGGCGTCACCGATGTCGCCAACATCCGCGCCGTGCTGGAACGCATGGCCGCAATTGGCATGCCGCTGCTGGTCCATGGCGAGGTGACCGATGCCCACGTCGACATCTTCGACCGCGAGGCCGTGTTCATCGAACGCACACTGGCGCCGCTGGTGCGCGAACTGCCTGAACTGAAGGTCGTGTTCGAACACGTGACCACCGAGGAAGCCGTCCGCTTCGTCGAGGGCAGCGGGCCGAATGTCGCGGCGACGATTACCCCGCAGCATCTCCATATCAACCGCAATGCCATGCTGGTGGGCGGCATCCGCCCGCACATGTTCTGCCTGCCCGTCGCCAAGCGGGAAAAGCACCGGCTGGCCCTGCGCGCAGCGGCAACTTCTGGCAGCGCCAAGTTCTTCCTGGGAACGGACAGCGCCCCCCATGCCGTGGGGGCAAAGGAATCCGCCTGCGGCTGCGCCGGGATCTTCAACGCGCCCTTTGCGCTGGAAAGCTATGTCGCCGTGTTCGAGGAAGAAGGCGCGCTTGACCGGTTCGAGGCATTCGCCTCGCTTAACGGCCCGGCGTTCTACGGCCTGCCGGTGAACGAGGCGAAGGTGACGCTGGAAAAGGTTGCCGTTGCAGTGCCGGACCAGATCGATGCCAACGGCACGCAGATCGTGCCGTTCCACGCCGGGGAAAGCCTCAGCTGGCGATTTGCCGGCTAG
- a CDS encoding tetratricopeptide repeat protein, producing the protein MALRPDNSKTPAISREDAQQEGFLREVDEALREQEALDLVKRWGKLIGWAVFLGLGALAAWLGWNYYRDQGREQRSEEYVKALDQLEAGRLDEASKLLAPLAKEGGDGSQAAARLLQAGIALEQGKADAATKIFAEVAADDSAPQAYRDLARIREVALRFDSMPADQVVAAMKPFAQPGNPWFGSAGELLGLAYMKQGKNDLAGPVFASIARDKAVPDTLRRRARQMAGYLGVDAVDDVNEAVKDVTAANAPEQGQ; encoded by the coding sequence TTGGCCCTTCGCCCCGATAATTCGAAAACGCCCGCAATCAGCCGCGAAGATGCGCAACAGGAAGGCTTCCTGCGCGAAGTGGACGAGGCCCTGCGCGAGCAGGAAGCGCTCGATCTCGTCAAGCGCTGGGGCAAGCTGATCGGCTGGGCCGTTTTCCTCGGCCTTGGCGCCCTCGCCGCATGGCTGGGCTGGAACTATTACCGCGACCAGGGGCGCGAGCAGCGCTCGGAAGAATACGTCAAGGCGCTTGACCAGCTGGAAGCCGGCCGGCTCGACGAAGCCAGCAAGCTGCTGGCTCCGCTGGCCAAGGAAGGTGGCGATGGCAGCCAGGCGGCAGCCCGCCTGCTGCAGGCCGGCATCGCGCTTGAGCAGGGCAAGGCAGACGCCGCGACCAAGATTTTCGCCGAAGTTGCCGCCGATGACAGCGCGCCGCAGGCCTATCGCGATCTGGCCCGCATCCGCGAAGTGGCGCTGCGTTTCGATTCGATGCCGGCAGACCAGGTGGTTGCCGCGATGAAGCCCTTTGCCCAGCCCGGTAATCCGTGGTTCGGTTCGGCGGGTGAACTGCTTGGCCTTGCATACATGAAGCAGGGCAAGAACGATCTGGCCGGCCCCGTTTTCGCCTCGATTGCGCGCGACAAGGCCGTGCCTGACACGCTGCGCCGCCGTGCGCGGCAGATGGCCGGCTACCTCGGCGTCGATGCCGTCGACGATGTGAACGAGGCGGTGAAGGATGTTACCGCGGCCAATGCGCCGGAGCAGGGACAGTGA
- a CDS encoding glycosyltransferase translates to MRVLHLHSSFHAGGKELRCAKLINAFGKGIEHDIVSAIPDALDAHEAISPHMKVRYPRDFPSLQGKPLPRRLERIARALLGYDLVLTYNWGAMDAVMAHTLLGPRMGLPPLVHHEDGFNHDEAVKLKTTRNWYRRVALVHAEALVVPSRRLEEIALNTWAQPRAKVHRIANGIQTAAYGRKPRRDALPRVIKHEDDLWIGTVAGLRPVKDLPLLVRAFSTLPDNWQLVILGEGPEREAIIQQAIALDVGHRVHLPGFIADPAKVIGLFDIFALSSQSEQFPISVVEAMAAGLPVASPGVGDVAAMVAAENRPFIVSPGSEAELALALEKLAADPVLRRHVGAANQVRARAEYDEGTMVAAYRQVYARAMKRERFG, encoded by the coding sequence GTGCGCGTTCTCCACCTGCATTCCAGCTTTCACGCCGGCGGCAAGGAGCTGCGCTGCGCCAAGCTGATCAACGCCTTCGGCAAGGGCATCGAGCACGATATCGTCTCCGCCATCCCCGATGCGCTGGACGCGCACGAGGCGATCTCGCCGCACATGAAGGTGCGCTATCCGCGCGATTTCCCGTCGTTGCAGGGCAAGCCGCTGCCGCGCCGGCTCGAACGCATCGCCCGCGCCTTGCTGGGCTACGACCTTGTGCTCACCTATAACTGGGGCGCGATGGACGCGGTGATGGCGCATACGCTGCTCGGCCCGCGCATGGGCCTGCCGCCGCTGGTCCACCACGAAGACGGGTTCAACCATGACGAGGCGGTGAAGCTGAAGACCACGCGCAACTGGTATCGCCGGGTGGCGCTGGTCCATGCCGAGGCGCTTGTCGTTCCTTCGCGGCGGCTGGAGGAAATCGCGCTGAACACCTGGGCCCAGCCGCGCGCCAAGGTCCACCGCATCGCCAATGGCATCCAGACTGCCGCCTATGGCCGCAAGCCGCGCCGCGATGCCTTGCCGCGGGTAATCAAGCACGAGGACGATCTCTGGATCGGCACGGTTGCGGGGCTGCGCCCGGTGAAGGACCTGCCCCTGCTGGTCCGCGCCTTTTCCACCCTGCCGGACAACTGGCAGCTGGTTATCCTGGGTGAGGGGCCCGAGCGCGAGGCGATCATCCAGCAGGCGATTGCGCTGGATGTCGGCCACCGCGTGCACCTGCCGGGGTTCATCGCCGATCCGGCCAAGGTGATCGGCCTGTTCGATATCTTCGCGCTGTCATCTCAAAGCGAGCAGTTCCCGATTTCGGTGGTGGAAGCCATGGCGGCTGGCCTGCCCGTAGCATCGCCGGGCGTGGGAGATGTCGCCGCGATGGTCGCTGCCGAAAACCGCCCCTTCATCGTTTCCCCGGGCAGCGAGGCAGAACTTGCCCTTGCGCTGGAAAAGCTGGCGGCCGATCCCGTGCTGCGCCGCCATGTCGGTGCCGCCAACCAGGTGCGGGCACGCGCCGAATATGACGAGGGAACGATGGTTGCCGCCTATCGCCAGGTCTATGCCCGGGCGATGAAGCGCGAACGTTTCGGGTGA
- a CDS encoding protein adenylyltransferase SelO family protein, which produces MRAEPQPSEYRPEPAIAPLAPWLADPVRPADFPETRLRFRNDRWAAAVGLETLDDAAWIRHFGRFDPLPGNLPEPLALRYHGHQFRHYNPDIGDGRGFLFAQMRDGAGRLLDLGTKGSGQTPWSRDGDGRLTLKGAVREILATEMLEALGVNTSKTFSVIETGESLWRGDEPSPTRSAVLVRLSHGHVRIGTFQRLMVLEERDNLETLVNYCLDTFPGPPPPHDAPGADEPAVQLMHQVVERLAELAATWMVAGFVHGVLNTDNMNISGESFDYGPWRWLPRWDPGFTAAYFDHSGLYAFGRQPEALLWNCSQMAVALRPLAEAKPLIFALDRFGPLYEEALARQFCWRLGIVHPGAERARNLVSAAERHMRETGQGPDAFFFAHRGGRNRPDGELGEMLQALTPAAGALDHPLWSAPAAPDLVIEEVERIWSEIADKDDWQALADKISAIRSLGAALGGPGN; this is translated from the coding sequence ATGCGCGCCGAACCGCAACCCAGTGAGTACAGGCCAGAACCTGCAATTGCCCCCCTTGCCCCATGGCTTGCCGACCCGGTGCGCCCGGCGGACTTCCCCGAAACCCGGCTGCGTTTCCGCAACGATCGCTGGGCCGCGGCAGTGGGGCTGGAGACGCTCGACGATGCCGCGTGGATCAGGCACTTCGGCCGTTTCGATCCACTGCCGGGCAACCTGCCTGAGCCGCTGGCGCTGCGCTATCACGGGCACCAGTTCCGCCATTACAACCCCGATATCGGCGATGGCAGAGGTTTCCTTTTCGCCCAGATGCGCGATGGCGCTGGCCGCCTGCTGGACCTGGGAACCAAGGGTTCCGGCCAAACCCCGTGGAGCCGCGACGGCGATGGGCGGCTGACGCTGAAGGGCGCCGTGCGCGAAATCCTCGCCACAGAAATGCTCGAGGCGCTGGGGGTCAACACCTCCAAGACATTCTCCGTCATCGAGACGGGCGAGTCCCTGTGGCGGGGAGACGAACCCTCGCCCACCCGCTCGGCCGTGCTGGTTCGGTTGAGCCATGGCCACGTCCGCATCGGCACCTTCCAGCGGCTGATGGTGCTGGAAGAGCGGGACAACCTTGAGACACTTGTAAATTATTGTCTCGACACCTTTCCCGGCCCACCCCCTCCACACGATGCTCCCGGGGCTGACGAACCGGCGGTGCAGCTGATGCATCAGGTGGTCGAGCGGCTGGCAGAACTGGCCGCGACATGGATGGTCGCCGGCTTTGTCCACGGGGTGCTCAACACCGATAACATGAACATCTCGGGCGAGAGTTTCGACTATGGCCCGTGGCGCTGGCTGCCGCGCTGGGACCCGGGCTTCACCGCCGCCTATTTCGACCATTCGGGGCTCTATGCCTTCGGTCGCCAGCCCGAGGCACTGCTGTGGAATTGCAGCCAGATGGCCGTGGCCCTGCGTCCCTTGGCCGAAGCCAAGCCCTTGATTTTCGCGCTCGATCGCTTTGGTCCGCTTTACGAGGAGGCACTGGCCCGGCAGTTCTGCTGGCGGCTGGGCATCGTACACCCTGGCGCGGAGCGGGCACGCAATCTGGTCAGCGCGGCGGAGCGCCACATGCGCGAGACCGGCCAGGGACCGGACGCCTTTTTCTTCGCCCATCGCGGCGGCCGCAACCGGCCTGACGGAGAGCTGGGAGAGATGCTTCAGGCCCTCACACCCGCCGCCGGTGCGCTTGACCATCCGCTGTGGTCCGCACCCGCTGCGCCGGACCTGGTGATCGAGGAAGTCGAGCGTATCTGGAGCGAGATCGCCGACAAGGACGATTGGCAAGCGCTTGCCGACAAGATATCGGCAATACGCAGCTTGGGAGCGGCACTTGGCGGACCCGGAAATTGA